The Victivallis sp. Marseille-Q1083 DNA window TTACTCCACCCGGTTCCGGTAGTTGACGATGCCGTCGACGATGCCCTGCAGCAATTTTTCCTGATAGACCCTGCTGTTGAGGTTTTTTTCGTCGCTGACGTTGGAAATGAAACCCATTTCAATCAGCACAGCCGGGCAGGAGGCATCCCGCAAGACGACGAAACGCGCCCGCTTGACGCCGCGATTCTCCGCTCCGGTCCGGCTGATCAGCCCTTTTTGTATGTAGAACGCCAGAGCCTGGTTGTTGCGGGTATATTTGTCGCCGGCGACCCACTCCTTTTCGATATTCTTGTTATAGGATCCGGGCGCGCCGAGCGGCGTCAGGCTGAAGGTCTCGATGCCGCGCACCGATAGATCGGTCGACGAGTTGTTGTGCAGTGAGATGAACAGATCCGCTTTCCACTTTTTGGCCAGCGCCGGCCGTGCCGTCAAAGCCAAATCGACATCGGTGCTGCGGGTCAGCAGCACTTTGTAACCCAATTTTTCCAATTTGGCTTTCAGCTTTTTGGCGATGACCAGCGCGTTGTTTTTTTCCTGGCTGAATTTACCGACCGCGCCGGCCGCTTTGCCGCCGTGACCGGGATCGATGACGATCGTCCGCACCTTGTGTCCGGTCAGCGCCGCTTTGCGCATGATCGGATCGAGCGTATTGATGAAATCGTTGTAACTGAGATAGCGGTTGCCGCGGGTCAGCAGCGGCACGAAATTCAACGTCACCGGCACGCCGTTGATGACCGCGCCGCGCTTGTTGTCATAAAGCAGGATTTTGCTGTATTTGCTGCTCAGCTCGACGCCGTTGCTCAGTTTCTTGTAGGTGAGGTTGTAATAACTTGCCACATCGCGCAGCAGCACGTATTTGCGGCCGCTGATCGACGTGGAACGAATGGTGGTCGTTTCCGCCGCCGCGACGGCTGCGCCGCGCCAGTTCCAATGGCAACCCAGCAGAAGAAAAGCGATCAACCCCCACCGAACGACGCTCGCATGTCCAATCATAAGCCGCTTCGATTCCTGTTCCGTGATCTAAATTGTTATCCGCCGCAGCTCGACCCGGTCATACCACGCTTCCTCAGGCGGATACATCGCCTGCAGTTTCGGTCCGATCTGCACGGCTTCCGCCAGCGAACCCAGCACGAAGCCCTTGGCCGAAGCCAGCGCCTTTTTCCACGGCATGTCCAGCGCCAGGCCGGCCGCCAGCGCCGCGCTGAACGTACAGCCGGTGCCGTGGTCGCAATACTTCTCCACCGCGATCCGCGGCGATGACAGCTCATATAATTTGCCGTCGTGCGCGACAATATCAACCGCATTGTCCCGGTCGCCGGCCGCATGGCCGCCTTTGAGCACGCAACTGCATTGCCAGCGTTCGGCGCACTCCTGGGCGCCGCGCCGCATTTCATCCCGCTGCCGCAGCGGCCGGCCGAGCAGCAATTCCGCTTCGGGCAGGTTCGGCGTCAGCCAATCCGCCAGCGGCAGCAACACGGTCCGCAACACTTCCAGCGCCTCGTCCGGCAATAATCTGGCGCCGCTGGTCGCCACCATGACCGGGTCGACCACCAGTTTGCACGGCCGGTTCGTCAAGCCTTCCGCCGCCGCTTGAATCGTCGCGGCGCCGCCGAGCATGCCGGTTTTTATGCAGCCGATTTGAACGGCCTCGAAGACGGCCGCCAACTGAGCCGCCACCGCTTCCGGCGGCAGCGGATCGATTCGGCGGACAGCGAGCGGGTTCTGGCTGGTGATGGCGGTGATCGCGCTGCAGCCGAAGACCCCGAACGCGTTGAAGGTTCGCAGGTCCGCCTGGATTCCGGCGCCGCCGCCGGAGTCGCTGCCGGCAATCGTCAATGCGACGGGATAACACTCGTGGTCAAAATTTTTCATCGTCGGTTTGTCTTTTCCCTTCAGCGGGTTTATATTCATTGAGTAAGTTACATCCCGATCTTGGGAAAAACAACCTTTTTCCAGGAAAAATTGCGAGATAGCCGTGCGATCGGACGCGATGATTTCCAACGGCGGGAGACAAACAATCCGAAACGGAAATATGATGAAGTTTCACATCCGAAAAGTATACCGGCTCCGGGGGATTTTGCTGTTGCTGTTGCTGGCCGTGCCGGCCGGTCCGGCCGGCGCGGAAACATTCCAGACATCGGCCGGCCTGGAAATCCGTTTTGATAAATTGCCGGACAACTATCTGGATATTCAGAACCACTTGAAGGAACTCGACCGCCAGTTGGTGCGGGCTTTTCGCGGCGGCCGCAGCAGCCGTTCCATTCCCTGCCGCCTGATCATCCGGGAAAATCAGGCGGCGCTCTGGGAACTCAACGTGGCGGACGGCGCGGTCGAACTTGCCCTGGGGGCGGATTTTCTTCGCTGGCGGGATGATCCCGGCGCCATCCGGGCGATTGCCGGCGCCATCCAGTTGGCCCGGCTCGGCATCAATCCGGAAAATCAGCTCGAAAAATTTCCCGGCTGGATTGCCGACGGCCTGCTCCATAAATTGCGGATCGCCCGGGATGAAATCAAAGTGTTGAACGTCAGCTATTATCCCGGTTTGCGCTTTTTGCTGCTCTCCGGGGCGATGCCGGATTTCGCCCGGGAATTGGAATTGAGCGATGCCGCCCGGGCGGTCGGCGGCGCATTTTATGAATTGCACCAGGAGATTGCCGCTTTCATGCTGGAGCAATTCTATCTCAACGGCAGTACGGCTGACAATCTGCTCGGCGATCTGACGATTCTGGCAGTCCAGGGATATGGGCCGGAGCAGGCGTTCAATGCGACGCTCGGCCGGGTGCTGTTGAAGAAGATTCCGGCCAATGTCGAGACGGCGGAATTGAATGATGCCGACAAGATTCAATATTATCTTGCCGCCCAGGCGGACCAGCGGGTTTTCAACCAGTACAATCCGCTGCCGATGGAAGAGTTTCAGCGCCGTTTCAACGCCATCCGCCGGTTTCGCTACCAGCCGGAAAATGGTTCGGAAGCGTTGACTGCCGATTTGGTGGCGTTGCCGAAGCTGTTCGATGCCGAGCCGGGCTGCCGCTTGCTGCCCGGGGTGATTGCCGGGGAGTTGTCCGCGCTGGGCAACCGTTCGGGCATCGCGCTGCAACTGTTGCTGAGCCGGATGGCCGCGGCGGTTACCAGCATCAACCGGGCCCCGGCGGTCAGCGTCGAACAGGAGTTGACCCGCTTGATCGGTCTGGTCGAGTCCGAAGTGAAGCGGCAGCGGCAACTGGAAACATATCTGGACGGCATGGAAGCCGAAATTGTCACCCCGAACCGGTATTTCGCCCGCGAACTGGAAATCGTGCGTCAGCCGGAGGACATTTTAAGCCGCAATATGCTTCAGTATATCGATGAAACTGAGAAATCTTTCCTTGAGGAGTAAAACGTGTCGATGAGTGGATCAAAACGCCTGTTTCGCGTCCGGGTCAATCCGGACGAATGCAAAGGCTGCGAACGTTGTGTCAACGCCTGCCCCCGTTCGGTATTGAAAATGGGAACTCAACTGAATAAAATGAGTTTTCCCTATGCCATTGCCGCCGCCAACGGCTGCATCGGTTGCGGCGGCTGTTTTTACACCTGCCCGGAGCCGGGGGCGATCGCTATTTTCGAATTAATCAACGATGAGAAGAATTGAGCTATGGAATTTACCAATAAGCTGCTTTTGAAAGGCAATGAAGCCGTCGTTTACGGCGCCCTGCTGGCCGGCTGCGACTGTTATTTCGGTTATCCGATTACGCCGGCCAGTGAAATTGCCCACAGTGCGGCCAGGCTGTTTCCGAAGCTTGGCCGGGTTTTTCTGCAGGCGGAGTGCGAGATTGCCTCAATCAACATGGTGATGGGAGCCGCGGCCGCCGGCCGGCGGGCGATGACCGCTTCGAGCGGACTCGGCATCAGTTTGAAGCAGGAAGGCGTTTCCTACCTGGCTGGCTGCGAACTGCCGGCGATGATCGTCGACATCACCCGCGGCGGTCCCGGTCTCGGCAACATCGGGCCGGAGCAGGCCGATTACAACCAGGTGGTCAAGGGCGGCGGCCACGGCAATTATAAATGTATCGTCATCGCGCCGGCTTCGGCGCAGGAGATGTGCGACCTGGCCTTTCTGGCCTTCGATCTGGCGGAAAAGTACCGGACGCCGGTCTATATGCTGGCCGACGGCGTGGTCGGGCAGATGATGGAATCGGTCGCGCTGCCGGAACCGCTGCCGAAGCGCGAATTACCGGAGTGGTCGCTGAATGCCGGCTTGGACCGGAACAATTTGATCACTTCCATCTATCTGGAACACGATGACCTGGAGGCGGTCAATATCCGTCTCCAGGAAAAGTATGCCGCCATCGCCGCGGCGGAGCAGCGTTCCGAGGCGTATCGACTGGCTGACGCCGAAGTCGTGCTGATCGGTTACGGCATCATGGGACGGCTGGCGCGCAACGCGGTCGATGAATTGCGCAAGCAGGGAATTGCCGCCGGTTTGCTGCGGCCGATCACCCTGTTTCCGT harbors:
- a CDS encoding N-acetylmuramoyl-L-alanine amidase, whose protein sequence is MIGHASVVRWGLIAFLLLGCHWNWRGAAVAAAETTTIRSTSISGRKYVLLRDVASYYNLTYKKLSNGVELSSKYSKILLYDNKRGAVINGVPVTLNFVPLLTRGNRYLSYNDFINTLDPIMRKAALTGHKVRTIVIDPGHGGKAAGAVGKFSQEKNNALVIAKKLKAKLEKLGYKVLLTRSTDVDLALTARPALAKKWKADLFISLHNNSSTDLSVRGIETFSLTPLGAPGSYNKNIEKEWVAGDKYTRNNQALAFYIQKGLISRTGAENRGVKRARFVVLRDASCPAVLIEMGFISNVSDEKNLNSRVYQEKLLQGIVDGIVNYRNRVE
- the thiD gene encoding bifunctional hydroxymethylpyrimidine kinase/phosphomethylpyrimidine kinase, which translates into the protein MKNFDHECYPVALTIAGSDSGGGAGIQADLRTFNAFGVFGCSAITAITSQNPLAVRRIDPLPPEAVAAQLAAVFEAVQIGCIKTGMLGGAATIQAAAEGLTNRPCKLVVDPVMVATSGARLLPDEALEVLRTVLLPLADWLTPNLPEAELLLGRPLRQRDEMRRGAQECAERWQCSCVLKGGHAAGDRDNAVDIVAHDGKLYELSSPRIAVEKYCDHGTGCTFSAALAAGLALDMPWKKALASAKGFVLGSLAEAVQIGPKLQAMYPPEEAWYDRVELRRITI
- the vorB gene encoding 3-methyl-2-oxobutanoate dehydrogenase subunit VorB, which gives rise to MEFTNKLLLKGNEAVVYGALLAGCDCYFGYPITPASEIAHSAARLFPKLGRVFLQAECEIASINMVMGAAAAGRRAMTASSGLGISLKQEGVSYLAGCELPAMIVDITRGGPGLGNIGPEQADYNQVVKGGGHGNYKCIVIAPASAQEMCDLAFLAFDLAEKYRTPVYMLADGVVGQMMESVALPEPLPKRELPEWSLNAGLDRNNLITSIYLEHDDLEAVNIRLQEKYAAIAAAEQRSEAYRLADAEVVLIGYGIMGRLARNAVDELRKQGIAAGLLRPITLFPFPVAACRQAAEHAAEFFSVEMSNGQMIDDVKLAIDCRRPVTLINRMGGNIPNVGEIVERVLRRLQTAAAKEL
- a CDS encoding ferredoxin family protein; this encodes MSGSKRLFRVRVNPDECKGCERCVNACPRSVLKMGTQLNKMSFPYAIAAANGCIGCGGCFYTCPEPGAIAIFELINDEKN